From a region of the Helianthus annuus cultivar XRQ/B chromosome 5, HanXRQr2.0-SUNRISE, whole genome shotgun sequence genome:
- the LOC110942496 gene encoding troponin T, skeletal muscle-like, with the protein MPEGESDMFNDQAVKELIKKVKELEKEKGKAEEERDMLRSKIDDLMEAHNKIVAALVEKENRMNQMKDDVEGNSKVFDSLTHEIASLNAKIKDLQNVNQTLNQLFNEMSEASSNEMKAMKLEMEAMKADKVMKDQQLQMLVAVVETHLKLNIHAAFDEIDVIRANERRLERERQMAEEANLKNKGIAEGIEVVDASSSQPDVIGSFSQPDVDMVEVQEQEVVEDDLIGVVENDQEMVEAEAEEPHEPVYLIVGEPVEPIIAENVLRRVEIIQRRRRAREVLLLEYTTDKFLLVGNAYSVPYSGKEVAKLTRFFDLKRKGRIARGEIVDEESDIEMFGDEYEEDEEEDNDKKDDKADDKSDKDDKDDDDNDQGASGLLINDPAVQDKVNELMNNEVNEQEDEVEFEASSSGKQHVDQVLLSNPTVIYLSGNQHGEVEVRRTLAEMLEELGLEDGKFKFDIEDEIPQSPAKDFEPRYPHEDDHYDEVIIESASNSEEERVDFHYEGEDAAFPTFTEMFQDKNDD; encoded by the coding sequence ATGCCTGAAGGTGAAAGTGATATGTTCAATGATCAGGCAGTTAAGGAACTGATTAAGAAAGTTAAAGAACTGGAGAAAGAGAAAGGAAAAGCTGAGGAGGAACGTGATATGCTGAGAAGTAAGATTGATGATTTGATGGAAGCTCACAATAAAATAGTTGCAGCATTGGTTGAAAAGGAGAACAGAATGAACCAAATGAAAGATGATGTCGAGGGTAATTCTAAAGTGTTTGATTCGTTAACACATGAGATAGCTTCCTTGAATGCCAAGATAAAGGATCTGCAGAATGTAAACCAAACCTTAAATCAGCTTTTCAACGAGATGAGTGAAGCTTCTTCTAATGAGATGAAAGCAATGAAGTTAGAAATGGAGGCAATGAAAGCTGATAAAGTTATGAAAGATCAACAACTCCAGATGCTGGTTGCTGTGGTTGAAACTCATTTGAAGTTGAACATTCATGCTGCCTTTGATGAAATTGATGTGATAAGGGCAAATGAAAGAAGATTGGAACGTGAACGTCAAATGGCTGAAGAGGCAAACCTAAAGAATAAAGGAATAGCTGAAGGGATTGAAGTTGTTGATGCATCTTCAAGTCAACCAGATGTGATAGGTTCTTTTTCACAACCAGATGTTGATATGGTTGAAGTACAAGAACAAGAAGTTGTTGAAGATGATTTGATTGGAGtagttgaaaatgatcaagagatggttgaagctgaagctgaagagcCTCATGAACCAGTATACTTGATTGTTGGTGAACCTGTTGAGCCTATCATTGCTGAAAATGTTCTTCGAAGAGTTGAGAttattcaaagaagaagaagagcaAGGGAAGTTCTACTGCTGGAGTATACAACTGACAAGTTTCTGTTAGTTGGCAATGCTTACTCTGTGCCATATAGTGGAAAAGAAGTTGCAAAACTAACAAGATTCTTCGAtctaaaaagaaaaggaaggatAGCTCGTGGAGAAATTGTAGATGAAGAATCAGATATAGAAATGTTTGGTGATgaatatgaagaagatgaagaggagGATAATGACAAGAAAGATGATAAAGCTGATGATAAGTCTGACAAAGATGACAAAGATGATGACGACAATGATCAGGGTGCTTCTGGTTTGTTAATTAATGATCCTGCTGTTCAAGATAAGGTGAATGAGTTAATGAATAATGAAGTCAATGAGCAGGAGGATGAAGTAGAGTTTGAAGCATCATCATCTGGAAAACAACATGTTGATCAGGTACTTCTTTCTAATCCTACTGTCATATACTTATCTGGTAACCAACACGGAGAGGTAGAGGTTAGAAGAACTCTGGCTGAAATGCTAGAGGAACTGGGCTTGGAAGATGGAAAATTCAAATTCGATATTGAAGATGAAATTCCTCAGTCACCTGCAAAAGATTTTGAGCCCAGATATCCTCATGAAGATGATCATTATGATGAGGTAATTATTGAAAGTGCATCTAATTCGGAGGAAGAGAGAGTAGATTTTCATTATGAAGGGGAAGATGCTGCATTCCCTACGTTTACTGAAATGTTTCAAGATAAGAATGATGATTAG